The Halobellus sp. MBLA0158 genome has a window encoding:
- a CDS encoding GNAT family N-acetyltransferase, whose translation MSVNVETRVDAPGSAEYAEAAWDLKERIREREGVLKQRRTFFVDAYRRAEDHLLFEEDDLVGFASVRRDGYILFLAVAPERRGEGYGKRLVAAALQDHDSISCHARATNEDALSFYEHLGFEIQRRITGYYEDGGDAYYLRLGDGATLRERFADFFRRSVVGE comes from the coding sequence GTGAGCGTCAACGTCGAGACGAGGGTGGACGCACCCGGATCCGCGGAGTACGCGGAGGCCGCCTGGGACCTCAAAGAGCGGATCCGGGAGCGCGAGGGGGTCCTCAAACAGCGGCGGACGTTCTTCGTCGACGCCTACCGGCGCGCGGAAGACCACCTGCTCTTCGAGGAGGACGACCTCGTCGGCTTCGCGTCGGTCCGCCGCGACGGCTACATCCTCTTTCTCGCGGTCGCGCCCGAGCGCCGCGGCGAGGGCTACGGCAAGCGCCTCGTCGCCGCCGCGCTCCAGGATCACGATTCGATCTCCTGTCACGCGCGAGCGACGAACGAGGACGCGCTCTCCTTCTACGAGCACCTCGGCTTCGAGATCCAGCGGCGGATCACCGGCTACTACGAGGACGGCGGCGACGCGTACTACCTTCGACTGGGCGACGGCGCGACCCTGCGGGAGCGGTTCGCCGACTTCTTCCGGCGGTCCGTCGTCGGCGAGTGA
- a CDS encoding translation initiation factor eIF-2B, giving the protein MIDETIAEIREMQTHSSSVVAVKATQALSELAARDHATVEEFERDLERNASALKRANPSHASLFNAMETVLVNVVDRKDTVDEAKELLDEVIDRVVEDVREGKSRAAQKAVSTFEDGETFLTHDYSSTVLEAVETAAGEGRDLTAYVTEARPRFLGRKTARRLAAVDGIEPHLLVDGAAGSFLGECDRVIVGMDCIVQDTLYNRVGTYPIVATANHLGVPVTVVGSAAKIVDDGFVFENEYRSPAEVSLEPIEDVLIENPAYDATPTDLIDQVITDNGVREP; this is encoded by the coding sequence ATGATCGACGAGACCATCGCCGAGATCCGGGAGATGCAGACGCACAGTTCGTCGGTCGTCGCCGTCAAGGCGACCCAGGCGCTCTCGGAGCTCGCCGCCCGCGATCACGCGACCGTCGAGGAGTTCGAGCGCGACCTCGAACGGAACGCGAGCGCGCTCAAGCGGGCGAACCCCTCGCACGCCTCCCTGTTCAACGCGATGGAGACGGTGCTCGTGAACGTGGTCGACCGGAAAGACACCGTCGACGAGGCCAAGGAACTCCTCGACGAGGTCATCGACCGCGTCGTCGAGGACGTCCGCGAGGGGAAGTCCCGCGCGGCGCAGAAGGCGGTCTCCACCTTCGAGGACGGCGAGACGTTCCTCACTCACGACTACTCCTCGACCGTGCTGGAGGCCGTCGAGACGGCGGCCGGGGAGGGCCGCGACCTCACCGCCTACGTCACGGAGGCCCGCCCGCGGTTCCTCGGCCGCAAGACCGCCCGGCGGCTCGCGGCGGTGGACGGCATCGAACCGCACCTGCTCGTCGACGGCGCGGCCGGGTCGTTCCTCGGCGAGTGCGACCGCGTGATCGTGGGGATGGACTGCATCGTCCAGGACACCCTCTACAACCGCGTCGGCACGTATCCGATCGTCGCGACCGCGAACCACCTGGGCGTGCCGGTCACGGTCGTCGGCTCGGCGGCGAAGATCGTCGACGACGGCTTCGTCTTCGAGAACGAGTACCGATCGCCCGCGGAGGTCTCTCTGGAGCCGATCGAGGACGTCCTGATCGAGAACCCCGCCTACGACGCGACGCCGACGGACCTGATCGATCAGGTGATCACCGACAACGGCGTCCGCGAGCCCTGA
- a CDS encoding alpha/beta fold hydrolase, giving the protein MDTVTHHGRETAYRTVDRGGAGPAVLAVHGSGGTHRVWTPQSTLADEYPITALDLSGHGESDDVAAEPGYETLSAYVDDAVAVAEAVDADVILGNSLGGAVALQAALEREVDLDGLLLTGTGARLPVLDDVLQWVKDDFDRVVEFFHEPDHLFHDANERTLELSRRALRQTGRATMERDLLTAHDFDVRDRLGEIAVPALAAVGEYDRLTPPHYHERLRKDIPDCELRILDDAAHLAMLERPDAFNDAVADFLDRRVGD; this is encoded by the coding sequence ACCGGACGGTCGATCGGGGCGGGGCCGGGCCCGCCGTCCTGGCCGTCCACGGGAGCGGCGGCACCCACCGGGTCTGGACGCCGCAGTCGACGCTGGCCGACGAGTATCCGATCACCGCGCTCGACCTCAGCGGCCACGGCGAGAGCGACGACGTCGCCGCGGAGCCGGGCTACGAGACGCTCTCGGCGTACGTCGACGACGCGGTCGCCGTCGCCGAGGCCGTCGACGCCGACGTCATCCTCGGCAACTCCCTCGGCGGCGCCGTGGCGCTCCAGGCCGCCTTAGAGCGGGAGGTCGACCTCGACGGACTGCTCCTCACCGGGACCGGCGCGCGGCTCCCCGTCCTCGACGACGTGCTCCAGTGGGTCAAAGACGACTTCGACCGCGTGGTCGAGTTCTTCCACGAGCCCGATCACCTGTTTCACGACGCCAACGAGCGGACGCTCGAGCTCTCCCGGCGCGCCCTCCGCCAGACGGGGCGGGCCACGATGGAGCGGGACCTCCTGACCGCCCACGACTTCGACGTCCGCGACCGGCTGGGCGAGATCGCCGTTCCCGCGCTCGCCGCCGTCGGCGAATACGATCGCCTCACGCCGCCGCACTACCACGAGCGGCTCCGCAAGGACATCCCCGACTGCGAACTGCGGATCCTCGACGACGCGGCCCACCTCGCGATGCTGGAGCGACCGGACGCCTTCAACGACGCCGTCGCCGACTTTCTCGACCGACGCGTGGGAGACTAA
- a CDS encoding DUF5822 domain-containing protein: protein MQPVETSDPDGVDYGWVMQTTFVLTIVVGAPVVALLSLRTPLPTWGARVEFAIRVGAVVWIVVALAVYAYARRFDAGDGGRDPDEIDGDEGS, encoded by the coding sequence GTGCAGCCAGTCGAGACGTCCGACCCCGACGGGGTCGACTACGGGTGGGTGATGCAGACGACGTTCGTGCTCACCATCGTCGTGGGCGCGCCCGTGGTCGCCCTGCTCTCGCTTCGGACGCCGCTTCCGACCTGGGGCGCCCGCGTCGAGTTCGCGATCCGCGTCGGCGCCGTCGTCTGGATCGTCGTCGCGCTCGCGGTGTACGCGTACGCCCGCCGCTTCGACGCCGGCGACGGCGGCCGGGACCCCGACGAGATCGACGGCGACGAGGGCTCGTAG
- a CDS encoding DUF456 family protein — MDLFAWLALGLAAFAVVGAALPLLPGGALSVAAVALYWWSTGYADPSLPVVIALVAVGLLTMAVDYFGGAIAARAGGASLATTAAAVVVGVVLLFVAGPVGFVFGLAATVFAVEFAQHADADASLRIALYSTVGVLASTVAQVLLTGSVLVALALVVAF; from the coding sequence ATGGACCTCTTCGCGTGGCTCGCGCTCGGCCTCGCCGCGTTCGCGGTCGTCGGCGCCGCGCTCCCGCTCTTGCCCGGCGGGGCGCTCTCCGTCGCGGCGGTGGCGCTGTACTGGTGGTCGACGGGGTACGCGGACCCCTCGCTCCCCGTCGTTATTGCCCTCGTCGCCGTCGGGCTCCTGACGATGGCGGTCGACTACTTCGGCGGCGCCATCGCCGCCCGGGCCGGCGGGGCCTCGCTCGCGACGACAGCGGCCGCGGTCGTCGTCGGCGTCGTGCTCCTGTTCGTGGCCGGCCCCGTCGGCTTCGTGTTCGGCCTCGCGGCGACCGTGTTCGCGGTCGAGTTCGCCCAGCACGCCGACGCCGATGCGAGCCTCCGGATCGCGCTCTACTCGACGGTGGGCGTGCTCGCGTCGACGGTCGCGCAGGTCCTCCTGACCGGCTCGGTCCTCGTCGCGCTCGCGCTCGTGGTCGCGTTCTGA